In a genomic window of Streptomyces sp. NBC_01231:
- a CDS encoding cytidine deaminase: MTDSALDPEDRKIVTLARSARVRNGVPEGAAVRDETGRTYVAGTVALDSLKLSALQTAVAMAVASGATSLEAAAVVTEAERASAEDLAAVRDLGGAQTPVLVAGPDGAVRLTVPAG; encoded by the coding sequence ATGACTGACAGCGCGCTTGACCCCGAGGACCGCAAGATCGTCACCCTGGCCCGTTCGGCGCGGGTCCGCAACGGCGTGCCCGAGGGGGCGGCCGTGCGGGACGAGACGGGCCGTACGTATGTGGCCGGCACCGTGGCCCTGGACTCGCTGAAGCTGAGTGCGCTGCAGACGGCCGTGGCGATGGCGGTGGCGTCCGGGGCGACGTCGCTGGAGGCGGCGGCGGTCGTGACGGAGGCGGAGCGGGCCTCCGCGGAGGACCTCGCGGCGGTGCGGGACCTCGGTGGCGCCCAGACGCCGGTCCTGGTGGCGGGGCCCGACGGCGCCGTGCGGCTGACGGTCCCGGCGGGCTGA
- a CDS encoding 5-dehydro-4-deoxyglucarate dehydratase encodes MANGVLSFPLTSFHADGSLDPDGFRAHVADRIATTPGAVFPACGTGEFFSLDEDQYRQVVTIAVEEAGGRVPVVAGIGYGWAQAARFARIAEEAGADALLVLPHYLVAAPQDGLVAQLEQIAARTRLPLIAYQRGQVAFGVEAFRRVSEIPGVIGLKDGHSDLDRLQRLTLAAPEGFLFFNGAATAEIQARAYATVGVPAYSSAVHAFAPEIANAFFTALRDGDDGTVDKLLRAFYVPLVELRDRVPGYAVSLVKAAARLRGCPVGPVRAPLTDPSDADLAELKKLLTTGLDLVGAAL; translated from the coding sequence ATGGCGAACGGCGTCCTGTCGTTCCCGCTGACCAGCTTCCACGCCGACGGCTCCCTCGACCCGGACGGCTTCCGCGCACATGTCGCCGACCGGATCGCCACCACCCCCGGCGCCGTCTTCCCCGCCTGCGGCACCGGCGAGTTCTTCTCCCTGGACGAGGACCAGTACCGCCAGGTCGTGACCATCGCGGTCGAGGAGGCCGGCGGCCGGGTGCCCGTCGTCGCCGGGATCGGCTACGGCTGGGCACAGGCCGCCCGCTTCGCCCGCATCGCCGAGGAGGCCGGGGCGGACGCCCTCCTCGTCCTGCCGCACTACCTGGTCGCCGCCCCGCAGGACGGCCTGGTCGCCCAGCTGGAGCAGATCGCGGCCCGCACCCGGCTGCCGCTCATCGCCTACCAGCGGGGGCAGGTCGCCTTCGGAGTCGAGGCGTTCCGCCGGGTTTCCGAGATCCCCGGAGTCATCGGCCTCAAGGACGGCCACAGCGACCTCGACCGGCTGCAACGCCTCACGCTCGCGGCCCCCGAGGGGTTCCTGTTCTTCAACGGTGCCGCCACCGCCGAGATCCAGGCCCGCGCCTACGCCACGGTCGGCGTCCCCGCCTACTCCTCCGCGGTCCACGCCTTCGCCCCCGAGATCGCGAACGCCTTCTTCACCGCCCTGCGCGACGGCGACGACGGCACGGTCGACAAGCTGCTGCGCGCGTTCTACGTCCCGCTCGTCGAACTCCGCGACCGGGTGCCCGGATACGCCGTCTCCCTCGTGAAGGCGGCGGCCCGACTGCGCGGCTGCCCGGTGGGACCCGTGCGCGCCCCGCTCACCGATCCCTCGGACGCCGACCTGGCCGAGCTCAAGAAGTTGCTGACCACCGGACTCGATCTCGTAGGAGCCGCCCTGTGA
- a CDS encoding PhoH family protein, whose protein sequence is MTQTPTAHTPAQGQAKAQFTVPAQHPMVTVLGSGDSLLRVIEKAFPAADIHVRGNEISAVGEAAEVALIQRLFDEMMLVLRTGQPMTEDAVERSIAMLRASENGESDGQETPAEVLTQNILSSRGRTIRPKTLNQKRYVDAIDKHTIVFGIGPAGTGKTYLAMAKAVQALQSKQVNRIILTRPAVEAGERLGFLPGTLYEKIDPYLRPLYDALHDMLDPDSIPRLMAAGTIEVAPLAYMRGRTLNDAFIILDEAQNTSPEQMKMFLTRLGFDSKIVITGDVTQVDLPSGTKSGLRQVQDILEGLDDVHFSRLTSQDVVRHKLVGRIVDAYEKYDSENGTENGTHKGARNKRK, encoded by the coding sequence ATGACTCAGACACCCACAGCTCACACACCCGCGCAGGGGCAGGCCAAAGCGCAGTTCACCGTCCCCGCCCAGCACCCCATGGTGACCGTGCTGGGCTCAGGCGACTCCCTGCTGCGCGTGATCGAGAAGGCCTTCCCGGCCGCCGACATCCATGTCCGGGGCAACGAGATCAGCGCGGTCGGCGAGGCCGCCGAAGTCGCGCTCATCCAGCGCCTGTTCGACGAGATGATGCTGGTGCTCCGCACCGGACAGCCGATGACGGAGGACGCAGTGGAACGCTCGATCGCCATGCTCAGAGCCAGTGAGAACGGCGAGAGCGACGGCCAGGAAACACCGGCCGAGGTGCTCACGCAGAACATCCTCTCCTCGCGCGGCCGCACGATCCGCCCCAAGACCCTCAACCAGAAGCGGTACGTCGACGCGATCGACAAGCACACGATCGTCTTCGGCATCGGCCCCGCCGGCACCGGCAAGACCTACCTCGCCATGGCCAAGGCGGTGCAGGCCCTGCAGTCCAAGCAGGTCAACCGCATCATCCTGACCCGCCCCGCGGTGGAGGCGGGAGAGCGGCTCGGCTTCCTCCCGGGCACGCTCTACGAGAAGATCGACCCGTATCTGCGCCCGCTGTACGACGCGCTGCACGACATGCTGGACCCCGACTCGATCCCGCGGCTGATGGCGGCGGGGACGATCGAGGTCGCGCCGCTGGCTTATATGAGGGGCCGCACCCTTAATGATGCTTTTATCATTCTGGACGAGGCGCAGAACACCAGCCCCGAACAGATGAAGATGTTCCTCACCCGTCTCGGCTTCGACTCGAAGATCGTGATCACGGGTGACGTGACCCAGGTGGACCTGCCGAGCGGCACGAAGTCCGGGCTGCGGCAGGTTCAGGACATCCTCGAAGGCCTCGACGACGTGCACTTCTCGCGGCTCACGTCCCAGGACGTCGTACGGCACAAGCTGGTCGGCCGTATCGTCGACGCGTACGAGAAGTACGACAGCGAGAACGGTACGGAGAACGGCACCCACAAGGGCGCCCGTAACAAGCGGAAGTAG
- a CDS encoding DUF916 domain-containing protein, producing the protein MRKFSVLLLGLLLLAMTAGPAQAADNGSWSVFPASSQIAERPYFYLSADPGTSLRDKAVVANKTARPLTFRLYAADAYNTARDGGFAVRTQKEKQRGVGAWAKPDRTRVTVPAHGKVTVPFTLRVPADAEPGDHPGAVVALDERVDQGDGSLALGVQRAVGARVYLRVGGPVLPAIAVENVRVTHDQPLVPGLGDSTATISYTLHNTGNVTLDPKVELRARGLFGRTLLARDLAKIPAELLPGQRVRLSEPWRGAPQLDWGDVTLTASAQDTRESASASFFALPWLVAALLAVVLPAGAVLLIRARRARALPSVPAPPSPPAAPTPSRPRSSPSARP; encoded by the coding sequence ATGCGCAAGTTCTCCGTCCTCCTCCTGGGCCTGCTGCTCCTGGCCATGACCGCGGGCCCCGCCCAGGCCGCCGACAACGGCAGCTGGTCCGTCTTCCCGGCCTCCTCGCAGATCGCCGAGCGCCCGTACTTCTACCTCTCCGCCGACCCCGGTACGAGCCTGCGGGACAAGGCCGTCGTCGCCAACAAGACCGCCCGCCCGCTGACCTTCCGCCTCTACGCGGCCGACGCCTACAACACCGCCCGCGACGGTGGATTCGCCGTACGGACGCAGAAGGAGAAGCAGCGCGGGGTGGGCGCGTGGGCCAAGCCCGACCGCACCCGGGTCACCGTCCCCGCGCACGGCAAGGTCACCGTGCCGTTCACGCTCCGCGTGCCCGCGGACGCCGAACCCGGAGACCATCCGGGCGCTGTGGTGGCACTCGACGAACGCGTCGACCAGGGCGACGGCTCCCTCGCGCTCGGCGTGCAACGGGCCGTCGGAGCCCGCGTCTACCTCCGCGTCGGCGGCCCCGTCCTCCCCGCGATCGCCGTCGAGAACGTCCGCGTCACCCACGACCAGCCGCTCGTCCCCGGACTCGGCGACAGCACCGCGACGATCTCCTACACCCTCCACAACACCGGCAACGTCACCCTCGACCCGAAGGTGGAGCTGCGGGCACGGGGCCTGTTCGGCCGGACGCTGCTGGCCCGCGACCTGGCCAAAATTCCCGCCGAGCTGCTGCCCGGTCAGCGCGTCCGGCTCAGCGAACCCTGGCGCGGCGCGCCCCAGCTCGACTGGGGCGACGTGACGCTCACGGCGAGCGCGCAGGACACCCGCGAGTCGGCGAGCGCGTCCTTCTTCGCCCTGCCGTGGCTGGTGGCGGCGCTCCTGGCCGTGGTCCTGCCGGCTGGAGCCGTCCTGCTGATCAGAGCGCGTCGGGCCCGCGCTCTCCCGTCCGTACCCGCACCACCGTCTCCACCGGCAGCGCCCACACCTTCCCGTCCCCGATCTTCCCCGTCTGCGCGGCCTTGA
- a CDS encoding WxL domain-containing protein — protein MGPTLRRPRRRRLASLLAVTAVAVTASGALACPAGAAGTNVDFATHCIPPAIAGIPPIDGTTTASVSVDNASPKVGDTVTVTYKVVTAAAGNPTELDLPADIMTPTGKVTLGGAQTGDVTVAGPKKNDPVPGKAPFPSFSMTGTFKVTKAGAITLSPGDYNIHTSYILELDTPCTVITPPAPVSETVTATDSTPVNQRAITLGSASGNAGDGVTVNGTGFTAGATVTLAGRSGDKQTQDTATVTAGAQGAFSGSLVVNDKTTTGIVAYEGASWNADKGAGPAAYVVNGTTPPVPAGSQKLTTTVKAGTLSMSQAGDAVSLSAVDFGKGGASTGDLNTVTVKDFRGGPAGWSLTGKVTDFTGTGANLTDPGAKIDAGKLSWTPACATKAGSPSTCKAGSAGTVGTSGATLASAPDGTRTGGEFTVDAGLSLNVPAFTPPGSYSGVLTLTLS, from the coding sequence ATGGGTCCGACACTCCGAAGACCGCGCCGGCGCCGCTTGGCGTCGCTGCTCGCGGTGACCGCGGTCGCGGTCACCGCGAGCGGGGCGCTGGCCTGCCCGGCCGGTGCGGCGGGCACGAACGTGGACTTTGCCACGCACTGCATCCCGCCCGCGATCGCGGGCATCCCGCCGATCGACGGCACCACCACCGCGAGCGTCTCGGTGGACAACGCCAGCCCCAAGGTCGGCGACACGGTCACCGTGACGTACAAGGTGGTCACCGCGGCAGCCGGCAACCCCACCGAGCTCGACCTGCCGGCCGACATCATGACCCCGACCGGCAAGGTCACCCTCGGTGGCGCGCAGACCGGGGACGTGACGGTCGCGGGGCCGAAGAAGAACGACCCGGTGCCCGGCAAGGCCCCCTTCCCGTCGTTCTCCATGACGGGCACCTTCAAGGTCACCAAGGCCGGCGCGATCACGCTCTCGCCGGGCGACTACAACATCCACACCAGCTACATCCTGGAGCTGGACACCCCGTGCACGGTGATCACTCCGCCCGCGCCGGTCTCCGAGACCGTCACCGCGACGGACTCGACCCCGGTCAACCAGCGTGCCATCACGCTGGGTTCGGCCTCCGGGAACGCCGGTGACGGTGTCACCGTCAACGGCACCGGCTTCACGGCGGGCGCGACCGTCACACTGGCCGGACGCTCCGGGGACAAGCAGACCCAGGACACCGCGACCGTGACCGCGGGCGCCCAGGGCGCCTTCAGCGGCTCGCTGGTGGTCAACGACAAGACGACGACCGGGATCGTGGCGTACGAGGGCGCCTCCTGGAACGCGGACAAGGGCGCCGGGCCCGCGGCCTACGTCGTCAACGGCACCACACCGCCCGTACCCGCCGGCAGCCAGAAGCTGACGACGACCGTGAAGGCGGGGACGCTGTCCATGTCCCAGGCCGGGGACGCCGTCTCGCTGTCGGCGGTCGACTTCGGCAAGGGCGGGGCGTCGACCGGTGACCTCAACACGGTGACCGTCAAGGACTTCCGGGGCGGACCCGCGGGCTGGTCCCTGACCGGCAAGGTCACCGACTTCACCGGTACCGGCGCCAACCTCACCGATCCCGGCGCCAAGATCGACGCCGGGAAGCTGAGCTGGACCCCGGCCTGCGCGACCAAGGCCGGCAGCCCCAGCACCTGCAAGGCGGGTTCGGCGGGCACGGTGGGCACCTCGGGGGCGACCCTCGCGTCGGCCCCGGACGGCACGCGCACCGGCGGTGAGTTCACCGTGGACGCCGGACTCTCCCTGAACGTACCGGCGTTCACGCCTCCGGGCTCGTACTCCGGCGTCCTCACCCTCACGCTCAGCTGA
- a CDS encoding PfkB family carbohydrate kinase — translation MIASTASIGEDHRDQPRVDPLAALRRPGDPPWDVYLTGPVFLDIIFTGLDSAPVRGTESWARGMGSSPGGVANMATALARLGLRTSLAAAFGDDHYGEYCWDTLERGEGIDLAPSRTVVGWHSPVTVSMAYEGERTMVSHGHEPPPEEPAPDCPPRARAAIASLTPGTRASWIAQAAGKGARIFADVGWDDTGAWDLAGLADLEHCEAFLPNAQEAMRYTGTDCPRAAAHALTAHVPLAVVTLGAEGAYAVDRRTGETAEVPAIAVEALDPTGAGDVFVAGFVTGTLAGWPLADRLAFGGLTAALSVQEFGGSLSAPGWSEIGAWWRKVQSVEGQEPVALRRYGFLAGLVPEEAGRPWPLRRAVPTIGFGRST, via the coding sequence GTGATCGCGTCCACCGCGTCCATCGGAGAGGACCACCGAGACCAGCCCAGGGTCGACCCGCTGGCCGCCCTGCGCAGGCCGGGCGACCCGCCCTGGGACGTCTACCTCACCGGCCCCGTGTTCCTCGACATCATCTTCACCGGGCTCGACTCCGCCCCGGTGCGCGGGACCGAGTCCTGGGCCCGCGGCATGGGGTCGAGCCCCGGAGGCGTGGCGAACATGGCGACCGCGCTGGCGAGGCTCGGCCTGCGCACCTCGCTGGCGGCCGCGTTCGGCGACGACCACTACGGCGAGTACTGCTGGGACACCCTGGAGCGGGGCGAGGGCATCGACCTCGCCCCCTCCCGCACGGTCGTCGGCTGGCACTCCCCGGTCACCGTCTCCATGGCGTACGAGGGCGAGCGCACCATGGTCTCCCACGGTCACGAGCCGCCCCCGGAGGAACCCGCGCCGGACTGCCCCCCACGCGCGCGTGCCGCCATCGCCTCCCTCACGCCGGGCACCCGCGCTTCCTGGATCGCCCAGGCCGCGGGCAAGGGCGCCAGGATCTTCGCCGATGTCGGCTGGGACGACACCGGGGCGTGGGATCTGGCGGGGCTCGCCGATCTCGAACACTGCGAGGCGTTCCTGCCGAACGCTCAGGAAGCGATGCGGTACACCGGCACCGACTGCCCCCGGGCCGCGGCGCACGCGCTCACCGCTCACGTACCGCTCGCCGTCGTCACCCTCGGTGCGGAGGGGGCGTACGCGGTGGACCGACGCACGGGGGAGACGGCGGAGGTACCGGCCATCGCGGTGGAGGCACTCGATCCGACCGGCGCGGGGGACGTCTTCGTGGCGGGCTTCGTCACCGGCACGCTGGCGGGGTGGCCGCTCGCCGACCGGCTGGCGTTCGGCGGTCTGACGGCAGCGTTGTCGGTGCAGGAGTTCGGCGGCTCGTTGTCGGCGCCGGGATGGTCCGAGATCGGCGCGTGGTGGCGGAAGGTGCAGTCGGTGGAGGGGCAGGAGCCGGTGGCGCTGCGGCGGTACGGGTTCCTGGCGGGGCTGGTGCCGGAGGAGGCCGGGCGGCCGTGGCCGTTGCGGCGTGCGGTCCCGACGATCGGCTTCGGCCGGTCGACGTGA
- a CDS encoding hemolysin family protein — translation MSPALVSGAIALVVVAWLAACAEAGLARVSSFRAEEAVRTGRRGSAKLAQIAADPTRYLNVALLVRVACEMAAAALVTYACLREFDGTTEALLVAIGVMVLVSYVAVGVSPRTIGRQHPLNTATAAAYILLPLARIMGPIPSLLILIGNALTPGKGFRRGPFASEAELRALVDLAEKESLIEDEERRMVHSVFELGDTLVREVMVPRTDLVVIERYKTIRQALTLALRSGFSRVPVTGENEDDIVGIVYVKDLARKTHISRDAESELVSTAMRPAAFVPDTKNAGDLLREMQQDRNHVAVVIDEYGGTAGIVTIEDILEEIVGEITDEYDRELPPVEDLGDDRHRVTARLDITDLGELYGLEEYDDEDVETVGGLLAKALGRVPIAGASSVVGLPDGRELRLTAEASAGRRNKIVTVLVEPVDPAGPPEDEEKKPE, via the coding sequence ATGAGCCCCGCCCTCGTCTCCGGCGCCATCGCCCTGGTCGTCGTCGCGTGGCTCGCCGCCTGTGCGGAGGCGGGCCTCGCGCGCGTCTCCAGCTTCCGCGCCGAGGAGGCCGTACGGACCGGCCGTCGCGGCAGCGCCAAGCTCGCCCAGATCGCCGCCGACCCGACCCGCTATCTCAACGTGGCGCTGCTGGTGCGCGTCGCCTGCGAGATGGCGGCCGCCGCGCTCGTCACCTACGCCTGTCTGCGGGAGTTCGACGGCACCACCGAGGCGCTCCTGGTCGCGATCGGGGTGATGGTCCTCGTGTCGTACGTCGCCGTCGGTGTCTCCCCGCGCACCATCGGCCGCCAGCACCCGCTGAACACGGCGACGGCGGCGGCGTACATCCTGCTGCCGCTGGCGCGGATCATGGGCCCGATCCCGTCCCTCCTCATCCTCATCGGCAACGCGCTCACCCCCGGCAAGGGCTTCCGTCGCGGCCCCTTCGCCTCCGAGGCGGAGCTGCGCGCACTGGTCGATCTCGCGGAGAAGGAGTCGCTGATCGAGGACGAGGAGCGCCGCATGGTGCACTCGGTCTTCGAGCTGGGCGACACGCTCGTACGGGAGGTCATGGTCCCGAGGACCGACCTGGTCGTCATCGAGCGGTACAAGACGATCCGTCAGGCGCTGACTCTGGCGTTGCGGTCGGGCTTCTCGCGGGTTCCGGTCACCGGCGAGAACGAGGACGACATCGTCGGGATCGTGTACGTGAAGGACCTGGCCCGCAAGACGCACATCAGCCGGGACGCGGAGAGCGAGCTGGTGTCGACGGCGATGCGCCCGGCGGCCTTCGTCCCCGACACCAAGAACGCCGGTGACCTGCTGCGCGAGATGCAGCAGGACCGCAACCACGTGGCCGTGGTCATCGACGAGTACGGCGGCACCGCCGGCATCGTCACCATCGAGGACATCCTCGAGGAGATCGTCGGGGAGATCACCGACGAGTACGACCGCGAACTCCCGCCCGTCGAGGACCTCGGCGACGACCGCCACCGGGTCACCGCCCGCCTCGACATCACCGACCTCGGCGAGCTGTACGGGCTGGAGGAGTACGACGACGAGGACGTGGAGACGGTCGGCGGCCTGCTCGCGAAGGCCCTGGGCCGTGTGCCCATCGCCGGGGCGTCGTCGGTCGTCGGGCTTCCGGACGGCCGGGAACTGAGGCTGACCGCGGAGGCCTCGGCGGGCCGCCGGAACAAGATCGTGACGGTGCTGGTGGAGCCGGTGGACCCGGCGGGGCCGCCGGAGGACGAGGAGAAGAAGCCGGAGTGA
- a CDS encoding glucarate dehydratase family protein, which translates to MTRDLTITEVRLTPILVADPPLLNTQGVHQPYTPRLIVEVVTADGVTGVGETYGDTKYLELARPFATKLIGRQVSDLGGLFVVADEVAVDGARVTGQVDVGGLRGVQTADKLRLSVVSGFEVACLDALGKSLGLPVHALLGGKLRDTVEYSAYLFYRWADHPEGVVAEKDDWGAAVDPAGVVEQARRFTERYGFTSFKLKGGVFPPDEEIAAVRALAEAFPGHPLRLDPNGAWSVETSLKVAKELEDVLEYLEDPALGTPAMAEVAARTEVPLATNMCVTTFAEIKEAFTRDAVQVVLSDHHYWGGLRNTQQLAAICRTFGVGVSMHSNTHLGISLAAMTHVASTVPNLHHACDSHYPWQSEDVLTERLTFEGGRVTVSDAPGLGVELDREKLAFLHRRWFDDDGSLRERDDAAAMRVADPEWVTPAVPRW; encoded by the coding sequence GTGACCCGCGACCTCACCATCACCGAGGTACGGCTGACGCCGATCCTGGTCGCCGATCCGCCGCTGCTGAACACCCAGGGCGTGCACCAGCCGTACACCCCCCGGCTGATCGTGGAGGTCGTGACGGCGGACGGGGTCACCGGTGTCGGCGAGACCTACGGCGACACGAAGTACCTGGAGCTGGCGCGGCCGTTCGCCACCAAGCTGATCGGGCGTCAGGTCAGCGATCTGGGCGGCCTGTTCGTCGTCGCCGACGAGGTGGCCGTGGACGGGGCCCGCGTCACCGGCCAGGTCGACGTCGGCGGACTGCGGGGCGTCCAGACCGCCGACAAGCTCCGCCTGTCCGTCGTCTCCGGCTTCGAGGTCGCCTGCCTCGACGCCCTCGGCAAGTCCCTCGGCCTGCCCGTGCACGCCCTGCTCGGCGGCAAGCTCCGGGACACGGTCGAGTACAGCGCGTACCTCTTCTACCGGTGGGCCGACCACCCCGAGGGCGTGGTCGCCGAGAAGGACGACTGGGGTGCCGCCGTCGATCCGGCCGGGGTCGTCGAGCAGGCCCGGCGGTTCACCGAGCGGTACGGCTTCACCTCCTTCAAGCTCAAGGGCGGCGTCTTCCCGCCGGACGAGGAGATCGCGGCCGTCCGGGCACTCGCCGAGGCGTTCCCCGGCCACCCGCTGCGTCTGGACCCCAACGGGGCCTGGAGCGTGGAGACTTCACTGAAGGTCGCGAAGGAGCTCGAGGACGTCCTCGAGTACCTGGAGGACCCCGCCCTCGGCACGCCGGCCATGGCCGAGGTCGCCGCGCGAACGGAAGTGCCGCTCGCCACCAACATGTGCGTGACGACCTTCGCGGAGATCAAGGAGGCGTTCACCCGGGACGCCGTCCAGGTGGTGCTCTCCGACCACCACTACTGGGGCGGGCTGCGCAACACGCAGCAACTGGCCGCGATCTGCCGCACGTTCGGGGTCGGGGTGTCCATGCACTCCAACACCCACCTGGGCATCTCGCTGGCCGCCATGACCCATGTGGCGTCCACCGTCCCGAACCTCCACCACGCCTGCGACTCCCACTACCCCTGGCAGTCGGAGGACGTCCTCACCGAACGGCTGACCTTCGAGGGCGGCCGGGTCACCGTTTCGGACGCACCCGGCCTCGGCGTCGAACTCGACCGCGAGAAGCTCGCGTTCCTGCACCGCCGGTGGTTCGACGACGACGGGTCGCTGCGCGAGCGCGACGACGCGGCGGCGATGCGGGTCGCGGACCCGGAATGGGTCACGCCGGCTGTGCCGCGCTGGTAG
- a CDS encoding MmcQ/YjbR family DNA-binding protein → MTPQELRAFCLSFNEAVEDFPFRPEVSVFKVLGKLFALTTLDARPLTVNLKCDPEDAIRLRGEHPGLIVPGWHMNKRHWNTVTVDGDLPDGLVRELVEDSYDLVVAGLPRAERLRLDRA, encoded by the coding sequence GTGACACCCCAGGAGCTGCGCGCCTTCTGTCTGTCCTTCAACGAGGCGGTGGAGGACTTCCCGTTCCGGCCGGAGGTCTCGGTCTTCAAGGTGCTGGGCAAGCTCTTCGCCCTGACCACGCTGGACGCCCGTCCCCTCACGGTCAACCTCAAGTGCGACCCGGAGGACGCGATCCGGCTGCGTGGCGAACACCCGGGACTGATCGTCCCCGGCTGGCACATGAACAAGCGTCACTGGAACACGGTGACGGTGGACGGTGACCTACCGGACGGGCTGGTGCGGGAGCTGGTCGAGGACTCGTACGACCTGGTGGTGGCGGGGTTGCCGCGCGCGGAGCGGCTTCGGCTCGACCGTGCGTGA
- the ybeY gene encoding rRNA maturation RNase YbeY yields the protein MSIDVNNESGTEVDEQAILDIARYALARMRIHPLSELSVIVVDEDAMEQLHIQWMDLPGPTDVMSFPMDELRPPSKDDAEPPQGLLGDIVLCPEVAKKQGEEAETQHSMDEELQLLTVHGVLHLLGYDHEEPDEKAEMFGLQAAIVDGWRAEKGLTGPSPAPTVS from the coding sequence ATGTCGATCGACGTCAACAACGAGTCCGGAACCGAGGTCGACGAGCAGGCGATCCTCGACATCGCCCGCTACGCGCTCGCACGGATGCGCATCCACCCGCTCTCCGAGCTCTCGGTGATCGTCGTGGACGAGGACGCCATGGAGCAGTTGCACATCCAGTGGATGGACCTGCCGGGGCCGACCGACGTCATGTCCTTCCCGATGGACGAACTGCGTCCGCCGTCGAAGGACGACGCCGAGCCCCCGCAGGGACTCCTCGGCGACATCGTGCTGTGCCCCGAGGTCGCCAAGAAGCAGGGCGAGGAAGCCGAGACGCAGCACTCCATGGACGAGGAGCTCCAGCTGCTCACCGTCCACGGCGTGCTGCACCTGCTGGGCTACGACCACGAGGAGCCCGACGAGAAGGCCGAGATGTTCGGCCTCCAGGCGGCCATCGTGGACGGCTGGCGCGCGGAGAAGGGCCTGACCGGCCCGTCCCCCGCCCCGACCGTCTCATGA
- a CDS encoding P-II family nitrogen regulator → MKLITAIVKPYRLDEVKTALQELGVHGLTVTEASGYGRQRGHTEVYRGAEYQIDLVPKVRIEVVVGDADSDAVIDAIVKAAQTGKIGDGKVWALPVETVVRVRTGERGPDAL, encoded by the coding sequence ATGAAGCTCATCACCGCGATCGTCAAGCCGTACCGCCTCGACGAGGTCAAGACCGCTCTCCAGGAGCTCGGTGTGCACGGTCTGACCGTGACCGAGGCCAGCGGCTACGGCCGCCAGCGCGGCCACACCGAGGTCTACCGGGGCGCCGAGTACCAGATCGACCTGGTCCCCAAGGTCCGGATCGAGGTCGTCGTCGGGGACGCCGACTCGGACGCCGTCATCGACGCGATCGTCAAGGCCGCGCAGACGGGGAAGATCGGGGACGGGAAGGTGTGGGCGCTGCCGGTGGAGACGGTGGTGCGGGTACGGACGGGAGAGCGCGGGCCCGACGCGCTCTGA